In the Oceanispirochaeta sp. M1 genome, one interval contains:
- a CDS encoding pyridoxal phosphate-dependent aminotransferase codes for MAVSRKIEEMQASSSFIRKMFETGARLKEEFGAENVYDFSIGNPSALPPKEFTEILLEEAARENMHGYMPNAGYLFVREQIAAYLREEQSVPFEAAHILMTSGAGGALNVALKTILNPGDKVLASRPCFMEYKFYCDNHGGTLELVDCLPGFDLNVEAFEEAIDEKTAAVIINSPNNPSGKVYSAETLKNLAGMLERKSKELGRRIYILCDEPYRKIVYGGAEVPSIPAIYPHTMVCTSYSKDLSIPGERIGFLAIAPELEDRDHIVNGAVLCNRILGYVNASALMQRVAGRLQGTAVDVAQYQRKRDALGKILQDCGFDLDLPEGTFYLFPRAPMGDDTLVVNLLQEQNVLAVPGKGFGLPGYFRLSYCVDDDMIKRSEKAFKKAAEKIFG; via the coding sequence ATGGCTGTATCCAGGAAAATTGAAGAAATGCAGGCCTCTTCATCCTTTATCAGGAAGATGTTTGAAACAGGTGCCCGCCTTAAAGAAGAATTCGGAGCAGAAAATGTGTATGACTTTTCTATCGGTAATCCCTCAGCCCTGCCTCCTAAAGAATTTACTGAGATCCTTCTGGAAGAAGCTGCCAGGGAGAACATGCACGGCTATATGCCTAATGCGGGTTATCTCTTTGTCCGTGAGCAGATTGCAGCCTATCTTCGAGAAGAGCAGAGTGTGCCCTTTGAGGCCGCTCATATCCTCATGACCAGCGGCGCCGGCGGTGCCCTGAATGTAGCCCTTAAGACAATTCTTAATCCCGGTGACAAGGTTCTGGCCAGCCGGCCCTGTTTTATGGAGTACAAATTTTATTGTGACAACCATGGTGGAACTCTGGAGTTGGTGGACTGCCTTCCAGGTTTTGATCTCAATGTAGAAGCCTTTGAAGAGGCCATTGATGAGAAAACAGCGGCTGTTATTATCAATTCACCTAATAATCCTTCGGGAAAAGTATATTCTGCAGAAACTCTTAAGAATCTGGCCGGCATGCTGGAGCGTAAGAGTAAGGAATTGGGAAGACGTATCTATATCCTTTGTGATGAGCCTTATAGAAAGATTGTTTATGGTGGAGCGGAAGTCCCGTCCATCCCTGCAATTTACCCCCATACAATGGTCTGTACCTCCTATTCAAAGGATCTTTCCATACCCGGTGAGCGTATCGGTTTTCTGGCCATCGCCCCTGAACTGGAAGACAGGGATCATATTGTGAATGGAGCCGTACTGTGTAACAGAATCCTCGGCTATGTGAATGCATCGGCCCTGATGCAGAGAGTTGCCGGACGTCTTCAGGGAACGGCTGTGGATGTTGCTCAGTATCAGAGAAAACGGGATGCCCTGGGGAAAATTCTGCAGGACTGCGGCTTTGATCTGGATCTGCCGGAAGGTACATTTTACCTCTTTCCAAGAGCTCCAATGGGTGATGATACATTGGTTGTTAACCTGTTGCAGGAACAGAATGTACTGGCGGTTCCGGGAAAAGGGTTCGGCCTGCCCGGCTACTTCAGACTCTCCTACTGTGTGGATGATGATATGATCAAACGCTCTGAAAAAGCCTTTAAAAAAGCCGCTGAAAAGATTTTTGGATAG
- a CDS encoding ABC transporter permease, whose translation MLDIITSILIRTIIAGTPLLLGTLGEVVTERAGILNLGIEGMMSVGAVTGFIVTFTTGNPWLGMIAAIIAGALISLIHAFVTISLRANQVVSGLALTMLGLGLSGLWGKSYIGRPLQAKMAPIAIPGLSKIPVVGEILFYHDAYVYLSVILGLIVWFLLKYTKIGITVRSVGENPKAAETLGINVTLVKYACVMVGGAFAGMAGAHLSTAYSKSWIEGMTSGRGWIVIALTIFALWEPSKAFLGAYVFGGIFVIQYVLQPLGISPNLLAMLPYLTTLGVLLSYGMSSKGKRKMSAPATLGEPYIRGSR comes from the coding sequence ATGCTTGATATAATAACATCAATTCTTATACGCACCATCATAGCAGGAACTCCCCTTCTGCTTGGAACATTGGGTGAAGTCGTCACCGAACGCGCCGGAATTCTCAACCTGGGAATTGAAGGAATGATGTCCGTGGGTGCAGTCACCGGATTTATCGTGACCTTCACAACCGGAAATCCCTGGCTGGGCATGATTGCGGCTATAATTGCGGGTGCTCTCATATCACTGATCCATGCCTTTGTCACCATATCCCTCAGGGCCAACCAGGTTGTTTCCGGTCTTGCCCTGACAATGCTGGGACTGGGACTGAGCGGTCTGTGGGGAAAATCCTATATCGGACGTCCCCTTCAGGCAAAGATGGCACCCATCGCTATCCCAGGACTATCTAAGATTCCAGTAGTGGGAGAAATATTGTTCTACCATGATGCCTATGTCTACCTTTCTGTCATACTCGGTCTTATCGTCTGGTTCCTCCTTAAATATACAAAGATTGGAATCACTGTCCGCTCAGTAGGAGAGAATCCCAAGGCAGCTGAAACTCTGGGAATCAATGTGACCCTGGTAAAATATGCCTGTGTTATGGTCGGTGGAGCTTTTGCCGGTATGGCAGGTGCTCATTTATCAACTGCCTACAGCAAATCATGGATAGAAGGGATGACCTCGGGTAGAGGATGGATTGTAATTGCCCTGACCATATTTGCCCTCTGGGAGCCTTCAAAGGCCTTCCTGGGAGCCTATGTATTCGGTGGTATCTTCGTAATCCAGTATGTTCTCCAGCCTCTGGGAATCTCTCCCAACCTGCTGGCCATGCTGCCCTACCTGACGACTCTCGGTGTTCTTCTGTCTTATGGAATGAGCAGTAAAGGGAAAAGGAAGATGAGTGCTCCCGCCACTTTGGGAGAACCCTATATAAGAGGAAGCAGATAA
- a CDS encoding ABC transporter permease — MPLVTLPREKTTPRFTAAVLLLSLFAGLCAVGIVFLTYGINPFYAIYEIFRSSFGSAFGFKETLTKAVPLIFIGSGLALAYKAKFWNIGAESQLLWGAIFATWIGLNWGPHLPGPVIIPLMFLGGFIGGAMWGIIPAIFKVKFGINEVISTLMLNYIAAEFVKYLVVGPWKGATKYGYPYTDDLPDHAILKLVHHTRISIPLLIFSVVVALILCFVVYRTRFGYEVRVIGENSEAGKYAGIDFFKTTVLMMAISGGVAGLAGVGELTTIHKHLSYPETISAGYGFTAIIVAWLGRLNPAFSILSGLFFAGIIVGGDAIQMSMGLPASTVNVFNGLILVFLIMGDFLLSHRVVYKRRVN; from the coding sequence ATGCCTCTAGTAACACTGCCCCGGGAGAAAACAACTCCCCGATTTACTGCAGCAGTTCTCCTGCTCTCACTGTTTGCAGGACTTTGTGCAGTCGGTATTGTATTTCTTACTTACGGAATCAATCCCTTCTACGCTATCTATGAAATATTCAGATCCTCCTTCGGGAGTGCGTTCGGATTTAAAGAAACCCTGACCAAAGCGGTCCCTCTGATCTTTATCGGAAGCGGTCTGGCACTGGCCTATAAAGCAAAATTCTGGAATATCGGAGCCGAAAGTCAGCTACTATGGGGAGCTATTTTTGCTACCTGGATCGGACTGAACTGGGGTCCCCATCTTCCCGGCCCTGTAATTATTCCCCTGATGTTTCTTGGTGGATTTATTGGAGGAGCTATGTGGGGGATTATTCCAGCTATCTTCAAGGTGAAATTTGGAATAAATGAAGTTATCTCAACCCTGATGCTCAACTATATTGCTGCTGAATTTGTAAAATATCTGGTGGTAGGCCCCTGGAAGGGAGCCACTAAATACGGCTATCCATACACCGACGATCTGCCGGATCATGCGATTCTCAAGCTGGTGCACCACACAAGAATATCAATTCCATTGCTGATCTTTTCGGTTGTGGTAGCATTGATTCTCTGCTTTGTTGTCTACCGGACCCGCTTTGGATATGAAGTTCGGGTAATCGGTGAAAACTCGGAAGCCGGAAAGTATGCCGGAATAGACTTTTTCAAAACGACCGTATTGATGATGGCTATCTCAGGGGGGGTTGCAGGCCTTGCAGGAGTTGGAGAACTGACGACCATACACAAACACCTGAGTTACCCCGAGACCATAAGTGCGGGCTACGGATTCACGGCAATTATCGTTGCCTGGCTGGGCCGGCTCAACCCCGCATTCTCCATTCTGTCAGGACTATTTTTTGCCGGAATTATTGTTGGTGGTGATGCTATTCAGATGTCCATGGGCCTACCCGCCTCCACGGTAAATGTTTTTAACGGACTGATCCTTGTATTCCTGATAATGGGAGACTTCCTCCTCAGCCACAGGGTTGTCTATAAAAGGAGAGTAAATTAA
- a CDS encoding alpha/beta hydrolase translates to MNNIKRLFLFTMLLAAISCTTVKSNQIVKMPPPAVMDDEQYNPFLHGAVIQDRHRVPLLYATNRYPATEDDREPYYLSRRSELVRLGIAGIGVAEEGKTWDDMTMIEASRSSKKKALLEVTDVEEFGILDSSASPFTSQEFREDISDTAKERFLLELRSQLKQTESKDVVVFVHGYNVNFENPLLMTAQLWHYFGYRGSFISYGWPATPQNTAYFKDLDTAAFSARSFRVFLDFLAEQEEVEQIHILGYSAGTRLVTNALYQKALQMSEIPAKEAQLKTKLGTVILSNSDLDRALFGSYLIDGQLNIMKRMNLYSSSKDMVLVGSMALHLAPRMGQTIVESEIDPPIREFFNQNDKINLIDVSNAEHVSSNGGHFYFLESPWVSSDVLFSLLTGLGPEDRGLVPHPDLPLYVFPPDYVERSRKLMDRLNTDFRNK, encoded by the coding sequence ATGAATAACATTAAAAGACTCTTCTTATTCACTATGCTATTGGCTGCAATATCCTGCACAACGGTTAAATCAAACCAGATTGTTAAAATGCCTCCCCCTGCAGTGATGGATGATGAACAATATAATCCCTTTCTACATGGTGCTGTCATTCAGGACAGACACAGAGTTCCTTTACTTTATGCCACCAACAGATACCCCGCAACGGAAGATGACAGGGAACCTTATTATCTCAGCCGCAGATCTGAACTGGTCCGTCTGGGAATAGCCGGTATCGGAGTGGCGGAAGAAGGAAAAACATGGGATGACATGACCATGATAGAGGCCAGCAGAAGCAGCAAAAAAAAGGCGCTTCTGGAAGTAACGGATGTAGAGGAATTCGGGATTCTGGATTCATCGGCCTCCCCCTTCACTTCCCAGGAGTTCAGAGAGGATATTTCAGACACGGCAAAAGAGCGATTCCTCCTGGAACTTCGATCACAGTTGAAACAAACTGAAAGCAAAGATGTGGTTGTCTTTGTTCACGGCTATAATGTAAACTTTGAAAACCCCCTCCTTATGACAGCACAGCTCTGGCATTATTTTGGATACAGGGGTTCTTTTATCTCCTATGGCTGGCCGGCGACTCCCCAGAATACTGCCTATTTCAAAGACCTGGACACAGCAGCCTTCTCAGCCCGCAGTTTCAGGGTCTTCCTTGATTTTCTGGCAGAGCAGGAAGAAGTTGAGCAAATACATATTCTCGGTTACAGCGCAGGTACAAGACTGGTTACCAATGCCCTATATCAGAAGGCTCTGCAGATGAGCGAGATCCCTGCGAAAGAAGCCCAGCTGAAAACAAAACTGGGAACGGTTATTCTGTCAAACAGTGACTTGGACCGGGCACTCTTCGGTTCCTATCTGATAGACGGACAGTTGAATATTATGAAGCGGATGAACCTGTACAGTTCGTCAAAAGATATGGTTCTTGTAGGCTCTATGGCCCTCCACCTCGCTCCAAGGATGGGACAGACCATAGTAGAATCAGAAATAGATCCGCCCATAAGAGAGTTTTTCAACCAAAATGATAAGATCAATCTCATTGATGTAAGTAATGCCGAACATGTTAGTTCAAACGGAGGACATTTCTACTTCCTTGAAAGTCCCTGGGTCAGCAGTGATGTTTTATTCAGTCTTCTGACCGGTCTGGGACCTGAAGACAGAGGCCTGGTGCCCCACCCTGATCTACCCTTGTATGTATTTCCTCCAGACTATGTGGAACGGAGCAGGAAACTGATGGACCGTTTGAATACTGATTTCAGAAATAAATGA
- a CDS encoding PTS sugar transporter subunit IIA: MIDSLRPECIRIGSEARSKEALLKEISQLACESAVLKGVSASEIEDALVKREELSSTGLGSGVAIPHCSFDSLDDFTVGLVILKDGIDFDSIDNEDSHLIFFIIGSHQNRNKHIKILSSISKIMKDKELYSKLINASDPAEAAKLLTREEVETIQIKPFEKCQFILHIQEEEIFSDVLEMMSGEVEGDVSVLDSSTAGSYLNKLPLFSTFWNESSSSFSKVIIAVIDKRLMNDTIRRINLVRPAEQGGILISVTDLLYFDGSIDF, encoded by the coding sequence ATGATAGATTCACTAAGACCGGAATGTATCCGGATCGGCAGCGAAGCCCGCAGTAAAGAGGCTTTACTGAAAGAGATCAGCCAGCTGGCCTGTGAGTCAGCCGTATTGAAAGGTGTCAGTGCATCAGAAATTGAAGATGCCCTTGTAAAAAGAGAGGAGCTCAGCTCAACCGGCCTGGGATCTGGTGTAGCCATCCCCCACTGTTCCTTTGATTCTCTGGACGATTTCACTGTGGGTCTGGTAATTCTCAAGGATGGTATCGATTTTGATTCTATTGACAATGAAGATTCCCATCTGATTTTCTTCATCATCGGTTCCCATCAGAATAGAAACAAACATATAAAGATTCTCTCTTCTATCTCAAAGATCATGAAGGACAAGGAACTTTACAGTAAACTTATCAATGCCTCGGATCCTGCAGAAGCAGCAAAACTCCTGACAAGAGAAGAAGTAGAAACCATCCAGATTAAACCTTTTGAAAAATGTCAGTTTATTCTTCATATTCAGGAAGAGGAGATTTTCTCTGATGTACTGGAAATGATGTCCGGTGAAGTGGAAGGAGATGTTTCTGTTCTTGATTCTTCTACCGCAGGTTCCTATCTGAATAAACTGCCTCTGTTCTCTACCTTCTGGAATGAAAGCTCCTCAAGCTTCAGTAAAGTTATTATCGCCGTAATTGACAAACGTCTTATGAACGATACCATCCGCAGAATAAATCTTGTACGTCCCGCAGAACAGGGAGGGATACTTATTTCAGTAACCGATCTCCTTTATTTTGACGGTTCCATAGACTTTTAG
- a CDS encoding cation:proton antiporter, with the protein MNLTFTHATSLQPLLVVGIMVALGFYAGKSMKYIKLPSIIGFMLIGVFLGPSFFNIVDEGFQHNLSFISDIALSFVAVSIGIELSFSTLKKQGKGIVIVIFAESLMAFILVTSLLYLLTKDIALSLIFGSIAPASAPAGTVAIIQEYKAKGPLTKALFSVVGFDDGLGIIIFGFAAAFAKSFLAQEAGAEAGSLLVLLAGPLKEVVFSIIIGLALGFVFCLLARKLKSARDIFILMFASILISSGISHMLHLSLILTNMILGIFIVNTQSHSLVEKIHNELSEFMPLLFVMFFVLAGSNLHISALPSLGLLGLVYILGRTTGLMGGAAIGSALGKLPPNIRKYLGMGILSQAGVAIGLALIVKNEFSAFGAHGSYIGDTVITTVTATCIFFEIIGPILTKIGLEKAGEIKTT; encoded by the coding sequence TTGAACTTAACATTCACCCATGCAACAAGCCTGCAGCCCCTGCTGGTTGTAGGTATTATGGTAGCTCTCGGTTTCTATGCCGGTAAGAGTATGAAATATATAAAACTCCCTTCAATAATCGGTTTTATGCTGATCGGAGTTTTTTTAGGTCCCTCATTCTTCAATATCGTAGACGAAGGATTTCAGCATAATCTTAGTTTTATTTCCGATATTGCCCTTAGTTTTGTGGCTGTGAGTATCGGAATTGAACTGAGTTTCTCCACTCTGAAGAAACAGGGCAAAGGCATAGTCATTGTAATATTTGCAGAATCCTTAATGGCATTTATTCTAGTTACAAGCCTCCTCTATCTTCTGACAAAAGATATTGCACTGTCCCTGATATTCGGCTCTATTGCACCGGCAAGTGCTCCTGCGGGAACAGTAGCCATTATTCAGGAATACAAGGCTAAAGGCCCTCTCACCAAGGCTCTGTTTTCAGTCGTAGGATTTGATGACGGCCTTGGTATTATTATCTTCGGATTTGCTGCCGCCTTTGCAAAATCCTTTTTGGCACAGGAAGCCGGTGCGGAAGCAGGCAGCTTACTGGTACTCCTGGCAGGCCCTCTCAAGGAAGTAGTATTCAGTATTATTATCGGTCTGGCTCTGGGATTTGTGTTTTGTCTTCTTGCCAGAAAGCTGAAATCAGCACGTGATATATTTATTCTGATGTTCGCATCAATCCTGATCTCATCAGGAATAAGCCATATGCTGCATCTCTCATTGATATTGACCAATATGATTCTTGGAATATTTATTGTAAATACTCAGTCTCATAGTCTGGTAGAGAAGATCCATAATGAGCTTTCAGAATTCATGCCTCTGCTCTTTGTTATGTTCTTTGTACTGGCAGGTTCCAATCTGCATATTTCCGCACTACCCAGCCTGGGACTCCTTGGACTTGTTTATATCCTTGGACGAACAACAGGTCTGATGGGTGGAGCAGCAATAGGTTCTGCCCTTGGTAAACTACCTCCCAATATCAGAAAGTATCTGGGGATGGGTATCCTTTCACAGGCAGGTGTTGCCATCGGTCTGGCACTTATTGTAAAAAATGAATTTTCTGCCTTCGGAGCCCACGGATCATATATCGGTGATACAGTTATCACAACCGTAACTGCCACCTGTATCTTTTTTGAAATAATCGGACCAATTCTAACAAAGATCGGTTTGGAAAAAGCAGGAGAGATCAAAACCACCTGA
- a CDS encoding ABC transporter ATP-binding protein yields the protein MSRIRKLEMKGISKSFVGVKANQNVDLTIEAGDVLGLLGENGAGKTTLMNILYGLYLPDDGQVNINGEEIRLRNPKDSMHAGIGMIHQHFMLVQKHTVLENIALGFEGAPFFFPQKYMRSQIKEYSERFGLEVDPDKKIWELSAGEQQRVEILKALFRNADLLIMDEPTSVLTPQEAEDLFGILRKMSSQGHSVILISHKLEEIMAICNSVMVMRKGLVTGSARIEDVTQKDLARMMIGREISECFDKDDQKPGDTILEVMEMQVNSDQNIPIVNKLSFKIAEHEILGIAGVSGNGQREMVEAITGLRRSLDGKVFLHGKDITNMSARKIHDKGITHVPEERIKHGTVSTLQLFENSVLKQHHKKPYSIRNLMNYPLIRKHADELVKAYNVDTASINTPVKNLSGGNIQKLILGREIMAEPDLLIAAHPTYGLDVGAAEYIRKELIACRDRGGAVLLVSEDLEELFQVCDRVAVMFEGRFMGIVNPENCEIDDIGMMMAGSMPEEGGEK from the coding sequence TTGAGTAGAATTAGAAAACTGGAAATGAAGGGAATCAGCAAATCCTTTGTCGGAGTCAAGGCAAATCAGAATGTTGACCTGACCATTGAAGCCGGTGATGTTCTTGGCCTGCTAGGTGAGAACGGCGCCGGTAAGACAACCTTGATGAATATCCTTTACGGACTCTATCTGCCTGATGATGGTCAGGTTAATATCAACGGTGAAGAGATAAGACTGCGAAATCCCAAAGACAGCATGCATGCCGGAATCGGAATGATCCATCAGCACTTTATGCTTGTACAGAAACACACTGTCCTTGAAAATATAGCTCTGGGATTTGAAGGAGCACCCTTCTTCTTTCCTCAGAAATATATGAGATCCCAGATCAAAGAGTATTCCGAGCGTTTCGGCCTCGAGGTGGACCCGGATAAAAAAATATGGGAACTGTCTGCAGGTGAACAGCAGAGAGTAGAAATTCTGAAGGCTCTCTTCAGAAATGCTGACCTCCTCATAATGGATGAACCCACTTCTGTACTCACACCTCAGGAAGCAGAAGACCTTTTTGGAATACTCCGAAAGATGAGCAGTCAGGGCCATTCGGTTATCCTGATCAGCCATAAACTGGAAGAGATTATGGCCATATGTAACTCTGTAATGGTAATGCGTAAAGGGTTAGTGACCGGCAGTGCCAGGATCGAAGATGTAACACAGAAAGACCTGGCCCGGATGATGATCGGCAGGGAAATCTCAGAGTGTTTTGATAAAGATGATCAGAAGCCCGGAGACACCATCCTTGAAGTCATGGAGATGCAAGTCAACAGTGACCAGAATATCCCCATTGTAAACAAGCTCTCTTTTAAGATTGCAGAACATGAAATTCTGGGAATCGCCGGAGTTTCAGGAAATGGACAGAGAGAGATGGTTGAAGCCATCACCGGTCTTCGTAGATCACTGGATGGAAAAGTTTTTCTCCATGGAAAAGACATCACCAATATGTCTGCCAGGAAGATTCATGATAAGGGAATAACTCATGTCCCTGAAGAGCGAATCAAACACGGAACGGTTTCCACACTCCAGCTTTTTGAAAACTCAGTACTGAAGCAGCATCATAAAAAACCATACAGCATCCGGAATCTGATGAACTATCCTCTGATCCGCAAACATGCTGATGAGCTTGTTAAGGCTTACAATGTGGATACAGCCTCCATCAATACTCCTGTAAAAAACCTTTCGGGAGGAAATATACAGAAGCTGATTCTTGGACGTGAGATCATGGCCGAACCGGATCTTCTTATTGCTGCCCACCCTACCTATGGACTGGATGTGGGAGCAGCAGAATACATAAGAAAAGAGCTCATCGCCTGCCGCGACAGAGGTGGAGCGGTTCTTCTGGTATCAGAAGACCTGGAAGAACTCTTTCAGGTCTGTGACAGGGTAGCCGTCATGTTTGAAGGCCGCTTTATGGGTATTGTAAATCCTGAAAACTGTGAAATAGATGATATCGGTATGATGATGGCCGGTTCCATGCCCGAAGAGGGAGGAGAGAAATAA
- a CDS encoding BMP family ABC transporter substrate-binding protein, which produces MKKLQSVLIAALMLLMSGMLFASGGQEAPAASDDGIEKIKAGFVYIGPAGDFGWTYAHDQGRLFAEAELPWLETITVESVPEGDAVRFIDRMVQEQKCDVIFTTSFGYMDDTVAAAAKYPDVKFYHASGFKRSPNMGTYMGDMYQIYYMNGLIAGAMSKSNKIGYVAAFPIPELFRHMNAFALGIKEVNPEATVSVKWIYAWYGPDKAREAAEALIAEGCDVLGFTEDTPTVVEVAQEHMEKGDEVYALSHYSPMQAYGKDACLTGQLTDWGVLYKQMLLDYKADRDADLTDYDLLWLMKENAVEMGGSYDDKINPIYVDTLKGIMTDSADFGSISVYDLVMKRYEQMKSGRDTFDPFTGPIYDQAGNMTIAEGEMASIGHLFAEMMYQVDNFDTPLPQQ; this is translated from the coding sequence ATGAAAAAATTACAATCTGTTCTTATTGCAGCTCTGATGCTGCTCATGTCCGGTATGCTTTTTGCATCCGGTGGACAGGAAGCACCTGCGGCCAGTGACGATGGAATAGAAAAAATCAAAGCCGGTTTTGTCTACATCGGCCCTGCCGGAGACTTCGGTTGGACCTATGCCCATGATCAGGGACGTCTTTTTGCCGAGGCCGAACTACCCTGGCTCGAAACAATCACCGTAGAATCAGTTCCCGAAGGTGATGCAGTACGTTTTATTGACAGAATGGTTCAGGAACAGAAATGTGATGTTATCTTTACAACCAGTTTTGGATATATGGATGATACTGTAGCTGCTGCTGCAAAATATCCTGATGTTAAATTCTACCATGCTTCAGGATTCAAAAGATCCCCCAACATGGGAACATATATGGGTGACATGTATCAGATCTACTACATGAACGGTCTTATTGCCGGTGCCATGAGCAAAAGCAATAAAATCGGTTACGTAGCTGCATTCCCCATCCCCGAACTCTTCCGCCATATGAATGCATTTGCTTTGGGAATTAAAGAAGTTAATCCCGAAGCTACTGTAAGCGTTAAATGGATCTATGCCTGGTACGGACCCGATAAAGCAAGAGAAGCTGCCGAAGCTCTTATTGCCGAAGGTTGTGATGTACTCGGTTTTACAGAAGATACTCCCACAGTTGTTGAAGTAGCTCAGGAACATATGGAAAAGGGTGACGAAGTTTACGCTTTGTCTCACTACAGCCCCATGCAGGCATACGGAAAAGATGCATGTTTAACCGGTCAGCTTACAGACTGGGGTGTACTCTACAAACAGATGCTTCTTGATTACAAAGCTGATAGAGATGCTGATCTTACAGATTATGATCTTCTGTGGCTTATGAAAGAAAATGCTGTTGAGATGGGTGGTTCCTATGACGACAAAATCAATCCTATATACGTTGATACTCTGAAAGGAATCATGACTGATTCTGCAGATTTCGGAAGCATCTCTGTATACGATCTGGTTATGAAACGCTATGAGCAGATGAAATCCGGGCGTGACACATTTGATCCTTTTACAGGACCCATCTACGACCAGGCCGGAAACATGACTATTGCCGAGGGTGAAATGGCCTCTATCGGGCATCTTTTCGCTGAAATGATGTATCAGGTAGATAACTTTGATACACCTCTTCCCCAGCAGTAA
- a CDS encoding fructose PTS transporter subunit IIA, whose translation MDNEILTLAEVAEYLKLSDKTILKMIKNQEIPCAKIANQWRFSKPALNDWLTSKMEVIPQNDLSRLIEKEYDSVPLSRLMDQENIILPLKARTKEEVIRELAEKAYESRLILEKEVFIKKLIEREELTSTSIGSGIAIPHIRKASAEVVKEAKIIIGVSEQGIDFASFDGEPTNLFFLLISDSEVVHLRILSKLSSILRNEEAVKALRSINSKKGFIQYFIKAEVDNFYSVGP comes from the coding sequence ATGGACAATGAGATTCTAACACTAGCTGAAGTTGCAGAATATCTTAAGCTCTCGGATAAGACGATTCTCAAGATGATCAAAAACCAGGAAATACCCTGTGCCAAGATCGCCAATCAGTGGCGTTTTTCAAAACCCGCCCTTAATGACTGGCTCACATCCAAGATGGAAGTGATTCCTCAGAATGATCTGTCACGGCTTATCGAAAAAGAGTATGACTCTGTCCCCCTCTCCCGTCTAATGGATCAGGAAAATATAATTCTCCCCCTCAAAGCCCGGACTAAGGAAGAAGTTATCAGGGAACTTGCCGAAAAAGCATATGAATCCCGCCTGATTTTAGAAAAAGAGGTCTTCATCAAGAAATTGATAGAACGTGAGGAACTCACCTCGACATCAATCGGAAGCGGAATTGCCATCCCCCATATACGCAAGGCTTCGGCCGAGGTTGTCAAAGAAGCAAAGATCATAATCGGAGTTTCAGAACAGGGAATAGACTTTGCCTCCTTCGACGGAGAGCCGACCAATCTGTTTTTCCTCCTTATATCAGACAGTGAGGTAGTTCACCTCAGGATTCTTTCCAAGCTGAGCAGCATTCTGAGAAATGAAGAGGCTGTAAAAGCTCTTCGCTCAATAAATAGCAAGAAAGGTTTTATTCAGTATTTTATTAAAGCTGAAGTTGATAATTTTTATTCTGTAGGCCCTTAG